The following proteins come from a genomic window of Natrinema saccharevitans:
- a CDS encoding zinc ribbon domain-containing protein produces MVPDTCPNCGASLSPNANYCSECGDAVDDDSWGVSSAESNWDAGGSRSDSRTEYGSNRRTDGDTTMAALTHVLAIFTWAIGPLIVLVATDDPFVEENARNALNWQIAFTFYMLVSAVFVLAIIGIVPLLLLPVVDLAFCAIAAVKAADGEAWSYPATPAIV; encoded by the coding sequence ATGGTTCCCGACACCTGTCCGAACTGTGGTGCCTCGCTCTCGCCGAACGCGAACTACTGCAGCGAGTGCGGTGACGCGGTAGACGACGATTCGTGGGGCGTCTCGAGCGCGGAGAGCAACTGGGACGCAGGCGGTTCGCGGAGCGACTCGCGGACGGAATACGGCTCGAACCGCCGGACCGACGGGGACACGACGATGGCGGCGCTCACGCACGTCCTCGCGATATTCACGTGGGCCATCGGGCCGCTGATCGTCCTCGTCGCGACCGACGACCCGTTCGTCGAGGAGAACGCGCGGAACGCGCTGAACTGGCAGATCGCGTTCACGTTCTACATGCTCGTCTCGGCCGTCTTCGTCCTGGCGATCATCGGCATCGTCCCGCTACTGCTCTTGCCGGTCGTCGATCTGGCGTTCTGCGCCATCGCCGCGGTCAAGGCCGCCGACGGCGAGGCGTGGTCGTATCCCGCGACCCCTGCTATCGTCTGA
- a CDS encoding alpha/beta hydrolase — translation MVASESESISLPDGRTLAFATYGDPDGTPLLFHHGTPGSSHLGALLSEPALARGVRVIAPSRPGYGRSDPDPDGTFETWADDCRALADTLGLESFAVAGFSGGGPHALAVAARHADRVSAVGVVGAPVPAHDGGPFGSLVRFPHLLGIAFRFGAAVARLRGDRFVVDQLTDRSVDDETARVVGRDFRVGLSAGPSGAVRESRTLAAHWSPSLPDGGVTVWHGVDDQNAPIGPVRTAYEGRSAVTLREVDDDHLGTLCSVRDDVVGLAD, via the coding sequence ATGGTCGCTTCCGAGTCGGAGTCGATCTCGCTCCCCGACGGTCGGACGCTGGCGTTTGCGACCTACGGCGATCCGGACGGTACGCCGCTGCTCTTTCATCACGGTACTCCCGGATCGTCCCACCTCGGAGCGTTGCTCTCCGAGCCCGCTCTCGCCAGGGGCGTTCGCGTGATCGCGCCGAGCCGTCCCGGCTACGGTCGTTCCGATCCGGATCCGGACGGAACGTTCGAAACGTGGGCCGACGACTGTCGGGCGCTCGCCGATACGCTCGGCCTCGAGTCGTTCGCCGTCGCCGGGTTCTCCGGCGGCGGTCCCCACGCGCTGGCCGTCGCCGCGCGCCACGCCGACCGAGTCTCGGCCGTCGGCGTGGTCGGCGCTCCGGTTCCGGCACACGACGGCGGGCCGTTTGGCTCGCTCGTTCGGTTCCCGCACCTTCTGGGCATCGCGTTTCGATTCGGCGCGGCCGTCGCACGGCTCCGGGGGGATCGGTTCGTCGTCGACCAGTTGACCGATCGATCCGTCGACGACGAGACTGCTCGAGTCGTCGGTCGCGACTTCCGCGTCGGACTGTCGGCCGGACCGTCTGGCGCGGTCCGCGAGAGTCGCACGCTCGCGGCCCACTGGTCGCCGTCGCTGCCCGACGGCGGTGTGACGGTTTGGCACGGGGTCGACGACCAAAACGCGCCGATCGGTCCAGTCCGAACCGCCTACGAGGGCCGATCGGCCGTCACCCTCCGCGAGGTCGACGACGACCACCTGGGAACGCTGTGTTCGGTCCGCGACGACGTCGTCGGGCTGGCCGACTGA